Proteins from one Cryptomeria japonica chromosome 4, Sugi_1.0, whole genome shotgun sequence genomic window:
- the LOC131055883 gene encoding probable disease resistance protein At4g33300 has product MGSDFIHSSEMVDNVSEKTQFYVGLERCIEDLKVYLFDSQVSVVGVHGMAGGGKTTLALALCNDIQVKDYFHNNVIFVRVSQSPDLKGILETVWEKIAGRKRPEFKDVENVHMELQQLILSQSNSILIILDDVCSINSLEKLLFEVSGCKTLITTRDKSIIPTNSSTQLFQLPLLGPKDALSLFCFWATGQTSISSDTDANIMQEVQAKCDGLPLALKVIGSSLHGEPHEVWKNKLSKGEYISDYEKKGLFRSLQTNIDSLEDVTKECFLDLAIFPQDRKICADALLDIWVYVRKLEKHNAFAILSELANKNLLKFTSKSRGSKPISYENASELYISQHNVMRDLVSYLAHKDNTIHSKRLVITRMECGLLSEGELINDSALDTQILSVLTEPMEENHWHAIDFPKTEALLLAFTSREYILPLFLKSMKKLKFLMVFNCCTKKATVKGLEVLSSLPQLKSIRLERLISPLGGKQSIEELQSIEKISLSLCEGFRTISTFDTTKLQHFNLDHSSDLEELPVEICNMPSALSWSITNCHLLQNLPYDLGNMSHLRILRLSALPGLKELPVSIGKLEELEYLDISVCERLKQLPKEIGQLKKLREFDMRECSRLRRLPTTVCELSCLKLVVCDEKIGKQWMRAKNISIPELRVEIVEAHFSLDWLDD; this is encoded by the exons ATGGGTTCCGATTTTATTCACAGTTCTGAAATGGTAGATAATGTTTCTGAAAAGACTCAGTTTTACGTGGGATTGGAGAGATGTATTGAAGATTTGAAGGTGTATTTGTTCGACAGCCAGGTGTCGGTCGTCGGTGTGCATGGTATGGCAGGTGGTGGGAAGACTACTCTTGCATTGGCTCTATGCAATGATATACAAGTTAAAG ATTATTTTCACAACAATGTGATTTTTGTCAGAGTCTCACAATCCCCAGACCTAAAAGGGATATTAGAGACTGTTTGGGAGAAGATAGCTGGAAGGAAAAGACCAGAGTTTAAGGATGTGGAAAATGTACACATGGAGCTGCAGCAGTTGATTTTGagtcaatctaattcaattctaaTTATTTTGGATGATGTTTGCTCTATAAACAGTTTGGAAAAATTATTATTTGAAGTTTCAGGATGCAAGACTCTCATAACTACCAGAGACAAGTCAATAATACCCACAAATTCCTCTACACAACTCTTTCAACTACCATTGTTGGGCCCAAAGGATGCTCTCTCACTTTTCTGCTTCTGGGCTACTGGACAGACATCAATTTCAAGTGATACAGATGCAAATATAATGCAGGAG GTGCAAGCAAAATGTGATGGTCTGCCACTTGCTCTGAAGGTGATTGGAAGTTCTTTGCATGGGGAACCCCACGAGGTCTGGAAGAACAAGCTTTCTAAAGGAGaatacatatcagattatgagaaAAAAGGGTTATTTAGATCATTGCAAACCAATATTGACTCCTTGGAGGATGTAACCAAGGAGTGTTTTTTAGATTTGGCAATATTTCCACAGGACAGGAAAATATGTGCCGATGCACTATTGGACATTTGGGTTTATGTTCGAAAGCTAGAGAAGCATAATGCTTTTGCCATATTATCAGAACTCGCAAACAAAAACCTGTTAAAGTTTACAAGCAAATCAAG GGGAAGTAAACCAATCTCATATGAAAATGCTTCGGAGTTATACATTTCCCAACATAATGTAATGCGAGATTTGGTATCATATTTGGCACACAAAGACAATACAATCCACAGCAAGAGGTTGGTCATAACAAGGATGGAGTGTGGTTTGCTAAGTGAAGGGGAGTTGATTAATGATAGTGCTTTGGACACTCAAATTCTCTCTGTTCTCACAG AACCTATGGAGGAAAATCACTGGCATGCTATTGATTTCCCCAAGACAGAGGCTCTGTTGTTAGCCTTCACTTCAAGAGAATATATTCTTCCCCTATTTTTGAAATCCATGAAAAAACTCAAGTTTTTGATGGTATTCAATTGCTGTACAAAGAAGGCAACAGTGAAAGGTCTAGAAGTCTTATCTTCGCTCCCTCAACTCAAGAGTATCCGCTTGGAGAGGCTGATTTCACCCCTTGGTGGAAAACAGAGCATTGAAGAACTACAGAGCATAGAGAAAATATCTTTGAGCTTATGTGAAGGATTTAGAACTATATCCACATTCGACACAACCAAGCTACAACATTTTAACCTAGACCACAGTAGTGATTTGGAAGAGTTGCCTGTTGAAATCTGCAATATGCCCTCTGCTCTGTCATGGTCTATTACAAACTGTCATCTGCTTCAGAATTTACCATATGATCTTGGAAATATGAGCCACCTAAGAATATTAAGGCTTTCGGCATTACCAGGCCTGAAAGAGCTTCCAGTATCAATTGGaaaacttgaagagttggaatATCTGGACATTTCAGTATGTGAGCGCTTGAAACAACTTCCAAAGGAAATAGGGCAACTCAAGAAATTAAGGGAGTTTGATATGAGGGAATGTTCTCGTTTGAGAAGGTTACCCACAACTGTTTGTGAACTCAGTTGCCTGAAGCTTGTTGTGTGTGATGAGAAGATTGGAAAGCAGTGGATGAGGGCCAAGAACATTTCTATACCGGAGCTTAGAGTTGAGATTGTGGAAGCTCACTTTAGTTTGGATTGGCTTGATGATTAA